The following are encoded together in the Macadamia integrifolia cultivar HAES 741 chromosome 10, SCU_Mint_v3, whole genome shotgun sequence genome:
- the LOC122090791 gene encoding probable serine/threonine-protein kinase PBL23 → MNCFPCCKPGDKGPSLKKSKKELKDGGTLASFIKRISFKSESSRLKIADEILKLGNGNIAAKTFTFRELSVVTKNFKSECLLGEGGFGRVYKGLIESTNQVVAVKQLDRNGLQGTREFLVEVLMLSLLHHPNLVNLIGYCAEGEQRILVYEYMPCGSLEDHLLDLTPEKKPLDWNTRMKIAVGAAKGLEYLHDTADPPVIYRDFKASNILLSDDFNPKLSDFGLAKLGPTGDKTHVSTRVMGTYGYCAPEYAMTGQLTTKSDVYSFGVVFLEIITGRRVIDNARPTSEQNLVTWAQPLFRDRRKFTLMADPLLEGKYPIKGLYQALAVAAMCLQEEASTRPLISDVVTALEYLAVPNSEDENTKDTTNSSPIDRDSFSDARTQGDVDREEGSVAHGL, encoded by the exons ATGAATTGCTTTCCTTGCTGTAAGCCGGGTGATAAGGGGCCTTCATTGAAGAAGAGCAAGAAGGAATTGAAAGACGGGGGTACATTAGCCTCATTCATCAAAAGAATCTCTTTCAAGTCTG AAAGTTCCAGGTTGAAGATAGCTGACGAGATACTGAAACTTGGAAATGGAAACATTGCCGCCAAAACCTTCACATTTCGTGAGTTATCAGTTGTaactaaaaatttcaaatctgaATGTCTGCTGGGAGAAGGCGGCTTTGGGAGAGTGTACAAGGGACTGATCGAGAGCACAAACcaa GTTGTAGCTGTTAAGCAACTTGACCGGAATGGATTGCAAGGAACCAGAGAGTTCCTTGTGGAGGTTTTGATGCTGAGTCTTCTTCACCACCCAAACCTTGTGAACCTGATTGGTTATTGTGCAGAAGGCGAACAAAGGATTTTAGTGTATGAATACATGCCATGTGGGTCTTTAGAAGATCACCTTCTGG ATTTGACTCCAGAAAAGAAGCCTTTGGATTGGAATACCAGGATGAAAATTGCTGTAGGTGCAGCCAAAGGTCTTGAATATTTGCATGACACAGCTGACCCCCCAGTGATTTATCGTGATTTTAAAGCATCTAACATACTATTAAGTGATGATTTCAATCCAAAACTCTCTGATTTTGGTCTTGCCAAGCTGGGTCCAACTGGTGATAAAACCCATGTGTCTACAAGAGTGATGGGGACCTATGGCTATTGTGCACCTGAGTATGCAATGACAGGTCAGTTGACAACAAAGTCCGATGTGTACAGTTTTGGAGTCGTGTTTCTGGAGATAATCACAGGAAGGAGAGTTATTGACAATGCAAGACCTACATCCGAACAGAATCTTGTTACTTGG GCACAACCACTTTTTAGGGATAGGAGGAAATTTACATTAATGGCGGACCCACTTCTTGAAGGAAAATACCCCATAAAGGGCTTATACCAAGCTCTCGCGGTTGCAGCCATGTGTCTCCAGGAGGAAGCTAGCACCCGGCCATTGATCAGTGATGTTGTAACTGCTCTCGAGTATCTAGCTGTACCAAATAGTGAAGATGAAAATACTAAAGACACAACGAATTCATCTCCTATTGATAGAGATAGTTTTTCAGATGCTAGAACACAAGGTGATGTGGATAGAGAAGAAGGAAGTGTTGCCCATGGACTGTAG